One part of the Entelurus aequoreus isolate RoL-2023_Sb linkage group LG05, RoL_Eaeq_v1.1, whole genome shotgun sequence genome encodes these proteins:
- the LOC133649560 gene encoding vacuolar protein sorting-associated protein 28 homolog encodes MFHGIPVTGSVGGAPANKPELYEEVKLYKNAREREKYDNMAELFAVVKTLQALEKAYIKDCVTPNEYTASCSRLLVQYKAAFKQVQGSDVGSIDDFCRKYRLDCPLAMERIKEDRPITIKDDKGNLNRCIADIVSLFITVMDKLRLEIRAMDEIQPDLRELMETMNRMSNMPPDSEAKDKVSRWLATLSSMSASDELDDSQVRQMLFDLESAYNAFNRFLHSS; translated from the exons ATGTTTCATGGCATACCAGTGACCGGGAGTGTGGGAGGAG CTCCAGCCAATAAGCCCGAGTTGTATGAG GAGGTGAAATTGTACAAAAACGCCAGAGAAAGAGAGAA ATACGACAACATGGCGGAGCTGTTTGCTGTAGTGAAGACCCTGCAGGCGTTGGAGAAGGCCTACATCAAGGACTGTGTGACGCCTAACGA GTACACGGCCTCCTGCTCCAGACTCCTGGTCCAGTACAAGGCCGCCTTCAAGCAGGTGCAGGGCTCCGACGTGGGCTCCATCGACGACTTCTGCCGCAAGTACCGA CTGGACTGTCCTCTGGCCATGGAGAGGATCAAGGAGGACCGGCCCATCACCATCAAGGACGACAAGGGCAACTTGAACCGCTGCATCGCTGATATCGTTTCT CTCTTCATCACCGTGATGGACAAGCTGAGGCTGGAGATACGTGCCATGGACGAG ATCCAGCCAGACCTGCGGGAGCTGATGGAGACCATGAACAGGATGAGCAACATGCCTCCAGACTCTGAGGCCAAGGACAAAGTCAGCCGCTG GCTGGCCACCCTCAGCAGCATGTCGGCCTCAGACGAGCTGGATGACAGTCAGGTGCGCCAGATGCTCTTTGACCTGGAGTCTGCCTACAACGCCTTCAACCGCTTCCTGCACTCCTcctag
- the LOC133650038 gene encoding mitogen-activated protein kinase 15-like isoform X2 produces the protein MSKSLKCAGVPEVEEHISVKYDIKKRLGKGAYGIVWKAVDRQTGEVVAVKKIFDAFRNKTDAQEFGDHPNVIKLQNVVRAQNDKDIYLIFEYMDSDLHAVIKKGTLLKDIHKRYVMYQLLKAVKYLHSGNVIHRDHKPSNVLVDSDCVVKLCDFGLARSLNQFQEDSSNPALTEYVATRWYRAPEILLGSTRYTKGVDMWSLGCILGEMLLGKALFPGTSTINQIEKIMTAIPHPCPDDVLSIKSEVGSSFIRKMLLKPQVPLEDLLQASVPPDAVDLLKSLLVFNPDKRLTADTALQHPYVARFHNPAKEPSFSHDVTLPLDDDVQLSVEQYRNKLYQVISERRSKQSTLALQLDQTAGKTEKHGTVNASPPPLRAEKHGTVNASPPPLRAEKHGTVNASPPPLRAEKHGTVNASPPPLRAEKHGTVNASPPPLRAEKHVTVNASPPPLRAERHATVNASPPPLRAERHATVNASPPPLRAERHATVNASPPSENSGMNKFTYNPITHTQSGFMQTAGAKRPAGLSSASTSPTGGVDTSTSMEQIIQRGRSAPANHGRSFSLMLTQAQNNPLVRKKDSPLSSGLSGTCANPARPPPRFSKKVFQNNCNVSAAGDPRAKLGSYCQAYGTISKTELDHLLQARTCNQ, from the exons ATGAGCAAAAGTTTGAAATGTGCGGGCGTGCCTGAAGTGGAGGAGCACATCTCCGTGAAATATGACATCAAGAAACGACTCGGCAAAGGG GCGTATGGTATCGTGTGGAAGGCGGTGGACAGGCAGACAGGTGAGGTCGTGGCTGTGAAGAAGATCTTTGATGCCTTCAGGAACAAGACTGATGCTCAG GAGTTTGGAGATCACCCCAACGTCATCAAACTTCAGAACGTGGTGCGAGCGCAGAACGACAAAGACATCTACCTGATCTTTGAATACATGG ACAGCGACCTGCACGCGGTGATCAAGAAAGGAACGCTGCTGAAGGACATCCACAAACGCTACGTCATGTATCAGCTGCTCAAGGCTGTCAAGTACCTGCACTCTGGCAACGTCATCCACCGTGACCACAAG CCTTCCAACGTGTTGGTGGACTCGGACTGTGTGGTCAAGCTGTGTGACTTCGGTCTGGCCCGGTCCCTCAACCAGTTCCAAGAGGACAGCAGCAACCCGGCGCTGACGGAGTACGTGGCCACCAGGTGGTACCGAGCCCCTGAGATCCTGCTGGGCTCCACCAG GTACACCAAAGGTGTGGACATGTGGAGTCTGGGCTGCATCCTGGGGGAGATGCTGCTGGGGAAGGCCTTGTTCCCCGGGACCTCCACCATCAACCAGATCGAGAAGATCATGACGGCCATACCTCACCCCTGTCCCGATG atgttctgtcCATCAAGTCCGAGGTTGGCTCCTCCTTCATTCGCAAGATGCTGCTGAA ACCACAAGTTCCTCTGGAGGACCTCCTGCAGGCCTCAGTGCCTCCAGATGCTGTAGACCTGCTGAAGAGTCTGCTGGTCTTCAACCCTGACAAGAGACTGACAGCAGACACGGCCCTGCAGCATCCTTACGTGGCTCg GTTCCACAATCCAGCCAAAGAGCCGTCCTTCAGCCACGACGTGACGCTGCCCTTGGACGATGACGTGCAGCTGTCTGTGGAGCAGTACCGCAACAAACTCTACCAG GTGATCAGTGAGAGGAGGAGCAAACAGAGCACGCTCGCACTCCAGCTGGACCAAACTGCAGGGAAGACTGAAAAACACGGGACGGTGAACGCATCACCGCCACCGTTGAGGGCCGAAAAACACGGGACGGTGAACGCATCACCGCCACCGTTGAGGGCCGAAAAACACGGGACAGTGAACGCATCACCGCCACCGTTGAGGGCCGAAAAACACGGGACGGTGAACGCATCACCGCCACCGTTGAGGGCCGAAAAACACGGGACGGTGAACGCATCACCGCCACCGTTGAGGGCCGAAAAACACGTGACGGTGAACGCATCACCGCCACCGTTGAGGGCCGAAAGACACGCGACAGTGAACGCATCACCGCCACCGTTGAGGGCCGAAAGACACGCGACAGTGAACGCATCACCGCCACCGTTGAGGGCCGAAAGACACGCGACAGTGAACGCATCACCGCCCTCTGAAAACTCTGGGATGAACAAATTCACATACAACCCCATCACGCACACGCAAA GTGGTTTCATGCAGACTGCAGGCGCCAAGAGACCAGCAGGACtgagcagtgccagcacgtcacCAACAGGGGGCGTCGACACAAGCACG TCCATGGAGCAGATCATCCAGCGCGGCCGCTCGGCCCCCGCCAACCACGGCCGCTCCTTCTCGCTGATGCTCACCCAAGCTCAGAACAACCCGCTGGTGCGCAAGAAGGACTCGCCCCTGTCCTCGGGACTGAGCGGGACCTGTGCCAACCCG GCCCGGCCGCCCCCCCGCTTCAGCAAGAAGGTGTTCCAGAACAACTGCAACGTGTCGGCCGCCGGGGACCCGCGCGCTAAGCTGGGCAGCTACTGCCAGGCCTACGGGACCATCAGCAAGACGGAACTGGACCACCTGCTCCAAGCCCGCACCTGCAACCAGTAG
- the LOC133650038 gene encoding mitogen-activated protein kinase 15-like isoform X1, which yields MSKSLKCAGVPEVEEHISVKYDIKKRLGKGAYGIVWKAVDRQTGEVVAVKKIFDAFRNKTDAQRTFREVMFLQEFGDHPNVIKLQNVVRAQNDKDIYLIFEYMDSDLHAVIKKGTLLKDIHKRYVMYQLLKAVKYLHSGNVIHRDHKPSNVLVDSDCVVKLCDFGLARSLNQFQEDSSNPALTEYVATRWYRAPEILLGSTRYTKGVDMWSLGCILGEMLLGKALFPGTSTINQIEKIMTAIPHPCPDDVLSIKSEVGSSFIRKMLLKPQVPLEDLLQASVPPDAVDLLKSLLVFNPDKRLTADTALQHPYVARFHNPAKEPSFSHDVTLPLDDDVQLSVEQYRNKLYQVISERRSKQSTLALQLDQTAGKTEKHGTVNASPPPLRAEKHGTVNASPPPLRAEKHGTVNASPPPLRAEKHGTVNASPPPLRAEKHGTVNASPPPLRAEKHVTVNASPPPLRAERHATVNASPPPLRAERHATVNASPPPLRAERHATVNASPPSENSGMNKFTYNPITHTQSGFMQTAGAKRPAGLSSASTSPTGGVDTSTSMEQIIQRGRSAPANHGRSFSLMLTQAQNNPLVRKKDSPLSSGLSGTCANPARPPPRFSKKVFQNNCNVSAAGDPRAKLGSYCQAYGTISKTELDHLLQARTCNQ from the exons ATGAGCAAAAGTTTGAAATGTGCGGGCGTGCCTGAAGTGGAGGAGCACATCTCCGTGAAATATGACATCAAGAAACGACTCGGCAAAGGG GCGTATGGTATCGTGTGGAAGGCGGTGGACAGGCAGACAGGTGAGGTCGTGGCTGTGAAGAAGATCTTTGATGCCTTCAGGAACAAGACTGATGCTCAG CGGACCTTCAGAGAAGTCATGTTCCTGCAG GAGTTTGGAGATCACCCCAACGTCATCAAACTTCAGAACGTGGTGCGAGCGCAGAACGACAAAGACATCTACCTGATCTTTGAATACATGG ACAGCGACCTGCACGCGGTGATCAAGAAAGGAACGCTGCTGAAGGACATCCACAAACGCTACGTCATGTATCAGCTGCTCAAGGCTGTCAAGTACCTGCACTCTGGCAACGTCATCCACCGTGACCACAAG CCTTCCAACGTGTTGGTGGACTCGGACTGTGTGGTCAAGCTGTGTGACTTCGGTCTGGCCCGGTCCCTCAACCAGTTCCAAGAGGACAGCAGCAACCCGGCGCTGACGGAGTACGTGGCCACCAGGTGGTACCGAGCCCCTGAGATCCTGCTGGGCTCCACCAG GTACACCAAAGGTGTGGACATGTGGAGTCTGGGCTGCATCCTGGGGGAGATGCTGCTGGGGAAGGCCTTGTTCCCCGGGACCTCCACCATCAACCAGATCGAGAAGATCATGACGGCCATACCTCACCCCTGTCCCGATG atgttctgtcCATCAAGTCCGAGGTTGGCTCCTCCTTCATTCGCAAGATGCTGCTGAA ACCACAAGTTCCTCTGGAGGACCTCCTGCAGGCCTCAGTGCCTCCAGATGCTGTAGACCTGCTGAAGAGTCTGCTGGTCTTCAACCCTGACAAGAGACTGACAGCAGACACGGCCCTGCAGCATCCTTACGTGGCTCg GTTCCACAATCCAGCCAAAGAGCCGTCCTTCAGCCACGACGTGACGCTGCCCTTGGACGATGACGTGCAGCTGTCTGTGGAGCAGTACCGCAACAAACTCTACCAG GTGATCAGTGAGAGGAGGAGCAAACAGAGCACGCTCGCACTCCAGCTGGACCAAACTGCAGGGAAGACTGAAAAACACGGGACGGTGAACGCATCACCGCCACCGTTGAGGGCCGAAAAACACGGGACGGTGAACGCATCACCGCCACCGTTGAGGGCCGAAAAACACGGGACAGTGAACGCATCACCGCCACCGTTGAGGGCCGAAAAACACGGGACGGTGAACGCATCACCGCCACCGTTGAGGGCCGAAAAACACGGGACGGTGAACGCATCACCGCCACCGTTGAGGGCCGAAAAACACGTGACGGTGAACGCATCACCGCCACCGTTGAGGGCCGAAAGACACGCGACAGTGAACGCATCACCGCCACCGTTGAGGGCCGAAAGACACGCGACAGTGAACGCATCACCGCCACCGTTGAGGGCCGAAAGACACGCGACAGTGAACGCATCACCGCCCTCTGAAAACTCTGGGATGAACAAATTCACATACAACCCCATCACGCACACGCAAA GTGGTTTCATGCAGACTGCAGGCGCCAAGAGACCAGCAGGACtgagcagtgccagcacgtcacCAACAGGGGGCGTCGACACAAGCACG TCCATGGAGCAGATCATCCAGCGCGGCCGCTCGGCCCCCGCCAACCACGGCCGCTCCTTCTCGCTGATGCTCACCCAAGCTCAGAACAACCCGCTGGTGCGCAAGAAGGACTCGCCCCTGTCCTCGGGACTGAGCGGGACCTGTGCCAACCCG GCCCGGCCGCCCCCCCGCTTCAGCAAGAAGGTGTTCCAGAACAACTGCAACGTGTCGGCCGCCGGGGACCCGCGCGCTAAGCTGGGCAGCTACTGCCAGGCCTACGGGACCATCAGCAAGACGGAACTGGACCACCTGCTCCAAGCCCGCACCTGCAACCAGTAG
- the LOC133650038 gene encoding mitogen-activated protein kinase 15-like isoform X3, with protein MSKSLKCAGVPEVEEHISVKYDIKKRLGKGAYGIVWKAVDRQTGEVVAVKKIFDAFRNKTDAQRTFREVMFLQEFGDHPNVIKLQNVVRAQNDKDIYLIFEYMDSDLHAVIKKGTLLKDIHKRYVMYQLLKAVKYLHSGNVIHRDHKPSNVLVDSDCVVKLCDFGLARSLNQFQEDSSNPALTEYVATRWYRAPEILLGSTRYTKGVDMWSLGCILGEMLLGKALFPGTSTINQIEKIMTAIPHPCPDDVLSIKSEVGSSFIRKMLLKPQVPLEDLLQASVPPDAVDLLKSLLVFNPDKRLTADTALQHPYVARFHNPAKEPSFSHDVTLPLDDDVQLSVEQYRNKLYQVISERRSKQSTLALQLDQTAGKTEKHGTVNASPPPLRAEKHGTVNASPPPLRAEKHGTVNASPPPLRAEKHGTVNASPPPLRAEKHGTVNASPPPLRAEKHVTVNASPPPLRAERHATVNASPPPLRAERHATVNASPPPLRAERHATVNASPPSENSGMNKFTYNPITHTQSRFTH; from the exons ATGAGCAAAAGTTTGAAATGTGCGGGCGTGCCTGAAGTGGAGGAGCACATCTCCGTGAAATATGACATCAAGAAACGACTCGGCAAAGGG GCGTATGGTATCGTGTGGAAGGCGGTGGACAGGCAGACAGGTGAGGTCGTGGCTGTGAAGAAGATCTTTGATGCCTTCAGGAACAAGACTGATGCTCAG CGGACCTTCAGAGAAGTCATGTTCCTGCAG GAGTTTGGAGATCACCCCAACGTCATCAAACTTCAGAACGTGGTGCGAGCGCAGAACGACAAAGACATCTACCTGATCTTTGAATACATGG ACAGCGACCTGCACGCGGTGATCAAGAAAGGAACGCTGCTGAAGGACATCCACAAACGCTACGTCATGTATCAGCTGCTCAAGGCTGTCAAGTACCTGCACTCTGGCAACGTCATCCACCGTGACCACAAG CCTTCCAACGTGTTGGTGGACTCGGACTGTGTGGTCAAGCTGTGTGACTTCGGTCTGGCCCGGTCCCTCAACCAGTTCCAAGAGGACAGCAGCAACCCGGCGCTGACGGAGTACGTGGCCACCAGGTGGTACCGAGCCCCTGAGATCCTGCTGGGCTCCACCAG GTACACCAAAGGTGTGGACATGTGGAGTCTGGGCTGCATCCTGGGGGAGATGCTGCTGGGGAAGGCCTTGTTCCCCGGGACCTCCACCATCAACCAGATCGAGAAGATCATGACGGCCATACCTCACCCCTGTCCCGATG atgttctgtcCATCAAGTCCGAGGTTGGCTCCTCCTTCATTCGCAAGATGCTGCTGAA ACCACAAGTTCCTCTGGAGGACCTCCTGCAGGCCTCAGTGCCTCCAGATGCTGTAGACCTGCTGAAGAGTCTGCTGGTCTTCAACCCTGACAAGAGACTGACAGCAGACACGGCCCTGCAGCATCCTTACGTGGCTCg GTTCCACAATCCAGCCAAAGAGCCGTCCTTCAGCCACGACGTGACGCTGCCCTTGGACGATGACGTGCAGCTGTCTGTGGAGCAGTACCGCAACAAACTCTACCAG GTGATCAGTGAGAGGAGGAGCAAACAGAGCACGCTCGCACTCCAGCTGGACCAAACTGCAGGGAAGACTGAAAAACACGGGACGGTGAACGCATCACCGCCACCGTTGAGGGCCGAAAAACACGGGACGGTGAACGCATCACCGCCACCGTTGAGGGCCGAAAAACACGGGACAGTGAACGCATCACCGCCACCGTTGAGGGCCGAAAAACACGGGACGGTGAACGCATCACCGCCACCGTTGAGGGCCGAAAAACACGGGACGGTGAACGCATCACCGCCACCGTTGAGGGCCGAAAAACACGTGACGGTGAACGCATCACCGCCACCGTTGAGGGCCGAAAGACACGCGACAGTGAACGCATCACCGCCACCGTTGAGGGCCGAAAGACACGCGACAGTGAACGCATCACCGCCACCGTTGAGGGCCGAAAGACACGCGACAGTGAACGCATCACCGCCCTCTGAAAACTCTGGGATGAACAAATTCACATACAACCCCATCACGCACACGCAAAGTAGGTTCACACACTAG